The following are encoded in a window of Streptomyces sp. Go-475 genomic DNA:
- the chvE gene encoding multiple monosaccharide ABC transporter substrate-binding protein — protein sequence MMIMRNRRAALAAIAGAASLALTLSACGQDSKGGSEESGDSAKGGTIGIAMPTKSSERWIADGNNVKKDLESKGYKTQLVYGEDDPDQQVSQIENLITQGVKALIVAAIDNKSMNNVLQQAKDANIPVISYDRLILGTPNVDYYASFDNEKVGELQGTYIVEKLGLKDGSKKGPFNIELFAGSNDDNNTRYFFQGAMNVLQPYIDKKQLVVRSGQTKLNQVTTLRWDGGTAQKRMDDILTSAYKTERVDAVLSPYDGISIGILSALKSDDYGSKSKPLPVVTGQDAEVASVKSIIANQQSMTVYKDTRELAKVASNMVDALLNDKKPEVNDTKTYDNGAKVVPAYLLEPVAVDKSNYQKTVVDSGYIKESDLK from the coding sequence ATGATGATCATGCGTAACCGCAGAGCCGCCCTCGCCGCCATAGCCGGAGCCGCGTCCCTCGCCCTCACCCTGTCCGCCTGCGGGCAGGACAGCAAGGGCGGCAGCGAGGAGAGCGGGGACAGCGCCAAGGGCGGCACCATCGGCATCGCGATGCCGACCAAGTCCTCCGAGCGCTGGATCGCCGACGGCAACAACGTCAAGAAGGACCTGGAGTCCAAGGGCTACAAGACCCAGCTGGTCTACGGCGAGGACGACCCGGACCAGCAGGTCTCACAGATCGAGAACCTGATCACCCAGGGTGTGAAGGCGCTGATCGTCGCGGCCATCGACAACAAGTCGATGAACAACGTGCTCCAGCAGGCCAAGGACGCGAACATCCCGGTCATCTCCTACGACCGCCTGATCCTCGGCACGCCGAACGTCGACTACTACGCCTCCTTCGACAACGAGAAGGTCGGCGAGCTCCAGGGCACCTACATCGTCGAGAAGCTCGGCCTGAAGGACGGCTCCAAGAAGGGCCCGTTCAACATCGAGCTGTTCGCCGGCTCCAACGACGACAACAACACCCGCTACTTCTTCCAGGGCGCGATGAACGTCCTGCAGCCCTACATCGACAAGAAGCAGCTCGTCGTCCGCTCCGGCCAGACCAAGCTCAACCAGGTCACGACCCTGCGCTGGGACGGCGGCACCGCCCAGAAGCGCATGGACGACATCCTGACCTCGGCCTACAAGACCGAGCGCGTCGACGCGGTCCTCTCGCCCTACGACGGCATCTCCATCGGCATCCTCTCGGCGCTGAAGTCCGACGACTACGGCTCCAAGAGCAAGCCGCTGCCGGTCGTCACCGGCCAGGACGCCGAGGTCGCCTCGGTGAAGTCGATCATCGCGAACCAGCAGTCGATGACGGTCTACAAGGACACCCGCGAACTCGCGAAGGTGGCCTCCAACATGGTCGACGCCCTGCTCAACGACAAGAAGCCCGAGGTCAACGACACCAAGACCTACGACAACGGGGCGAAGGTCGTCCCGGCGTACCTGCTGGAGCCGGTGGCCGTCGACAAGTCGAACTACCAGAAGACGGTCGTCGACTCCGGCTACATCAAGGAAAGCGACCTGAAGTAA
- the mmsA gene encoding multiple monosaccharide ABC transporter ATP-binding protein — MAGPVLEMRSIVKTFPGVKALSNVTLTVRQGEVHAICGENGAGKSTLMKVLSGVHPHGTYEGDILFEGEVCQFKDIRASEERGIVIIHQELALVPYLSLAENIFLGNEHATRGIISWTETLRHASELLRRVGLSDHPDTRVADIGVGKQQLVEIAKALSKKVKLLILDEPTAALNDEDSGKLLDLILELKKQGITSIIISHKLNEIRKVADSVTILRDGQTIETLDVKAPETTEDRIISGMVGRDLENRFPERSPHEPEEGVAPALEIRNWTVHHPIDQQRKVCDDVSLHVRRGEIVGIAGLMGAGRTELAMSVFGRTYGRYAGGTVLKDGTEIRTKTVPEAVKHGIAYVTEDRKHYGLNLIDTINRNISLTALGKVAKHGVVDEHEERQVAESFRKSMNIKAPTVFEPVGKLSGGNQQKVVLSKWIFSGPDVLILDEPTRGIDVGAKYEIYTVIDQLAAQGKAVVFISSELPELLGMCDRIYTMAAGRLTGEFSRAEASQESLMRQMTKDKEVSR, encoded by the coding sequence ATGGCGGGACCCGTCCTGGAAATGCGCTCGATCGTCAAGACCTTTCCCGGCGTCAAGGCGCTGTCGAACGTCACGCTGACCGTTCGGCAAGGCGAGGTCCACGCCATCTGTGGGGAGAACGGCGCCGGCAAGTCGACCCTCATGAAGGTCCTCTCCGGCGTCCACCCGCACGGCACCTACGAGGGAGACATCCTCTTCGAGGGGGAGGTCTGCCAGTTCAAGGACATCCGGGCCAGCGAAGAGCGCGGCATCGTGATCATCCACCAGGAGCTGGCCCTGGTGCCCTACCTCTCCCTCGCGGAGAACATCTTCCTCGGCAACGAGCACGCCACGCGCGGGATCATCAGCTGGACCGAGACCCTGCGCCACGCCAGCGAACTGCTGCGCCGGGTCGGCCTGTCCGACCACCCGGACACCCGCGTCGCCGACATCGGCGTGGGCAAGCAGCAGCTCGTGGAGATCGCCAAGGCCCTGTCGAAGAAGGTGAAGCTGCTCATCCTGGATGAGCCGACCGCCGCCCTGAACGACGAGGACAGCGGCAAACTCCTGGATCTGATCCTGGAGTTGAAGAAGCAGGGCATCACCTCGATCATCATCTCCCACAAGCTCAACGAGATCCGCAAGGTCGCCGACTCGGTGACGATCCTCCGCGACGGCCAGACCATCGAGACCCTCGATGTGAAGGCCCCGGAGACCACCGAGGACCGGATCATCAGCGGCATGGTGGGCCGCGACCTGGAGAACCGCTTCCCGGAGCGGTCGCCGCACGAGCCCGAGGAGGGCGTCGCGCCCGCCCTGGAGATCCGCAACTGGACGGTGCACCACCCGATCGACCAGCAGCGCAAGGTGTGCGACGACGTGTCGCTGCACGTGCGGCGGGGGGAGATCGTCGGCATCGCCGGGCTGATGGGCGCCGGCCGCACCGAACTCGCCATGAGCGTCTTCGGACGGACGTACGGCCGGTACGCGGGCGGCACGGTCCTCAAGGACGGCACGGAGATCCGCACCAAGACCGTCCCCGAGGCGGTCAAGCACGGCATCGCCTACGTCACCGAGGACCGCAAGCACTACGGCCTGAACCTCATTGACACCATCAACCGCAACATCTCGCTGACCGCCCTGGGCAAGGTCGCCAAGCACGGTGTGGTCGACGAGCACGAGGAGCGGCAGGTCGCCGAGAGCTTCCGCAAGTCCATGAACATCAAGGCGCCGACCGTCTTCGAGCCGGTGGGCAAGCTGTCCGGCGGCAACCAGCAGAAGGTCGTCCTCAGCAAGTGGATCTTCTCGGGTCCGGACGTGCTGATCCTGGACGAGCCGACGCGCGGTATCGACGTCGGCGCCAAGTACGAGATCTACACGGTCATCGACCAGCTGGCCGCCCAGGGCAAGGCGGTCGTCTTCATCTCCTCCGAGCTGCCCGAGCTGCTCGGCATGTGCGACCGCATCTACACGATGGCCGCGGGACGGCTGACGGGTGAGTTCTCGAGGGCCGAGGCCTCCCAGGAATCGCTGATGCGTCAGATGACGAAGGACAAAGAGGTATCCCGATGA